CCTGAAATCGTAGAATCATATTTCCGGGCATTAGAGGAAAATCAATCACTACTGATAAATGTAATCAATTCCTCCCCCATAAACATTATCAATTTTGGTGAAAATGTCCATGCTGGAACCCTTTCTCCACCTTTCTTTGAAAAGTATCATCTTCCGGAATGCCAGAGACGCTGTGAAAAACTGCATAGTGCTGGTAAATTTGTTTGTTCTCACTGGGATGGTGACACAAAACCGCTCTTGCGGTATGCTCATGAAACGGGGCTGGATGGTATTGAAGCCATCACGCCAATACCTCAGGGTGACGTAACGCTGAAAGAAGTGAAAGCAGCTCTGGGAGATGATATGTTTCTGCTGGATGGCATACCTGCCATATATTTTGATGAGATGTTTCCAGTTGAAAAGCTTATTGACTGTGTTCATCAGATAATTGATCTGTTTGCCCCGCATCTTATTCTTGGTATTTCGGATGAAATATCATCTTCTGGTGATCTGGAGCGAGTAAAAATTGTGCGTGATATTGTTGATAAATATAATTCTGAGATAGATTCTAAGGAGAGTTAATGGAAAAATTATTAAATGATTTGAGTATGGTAATTGAGCGTGGAAAGGAGAATCAGGATTCACCCTATCCACCTGATCTAAAAGGCAAGCCGGGAGCGTATGAATATACTCAGCAGTTATTAAATAAGAAGTGTCCACCTGATATGATCCTGAAACAGGGAATGATGCCAGGTATGGATAGAATCGGTAAGAAGTTTGCTGATGGTAAAGTTTTCATCCCCGAGATCCTGATCTCAGCCAAAGCAATGAAAGCTTCCATGACCTTGTTGAAACCATATTTTGATAATGGTGAAGTGCTCCGGAAGGGAAAGGTGATCATTGGCACAGTTGCAGGTGACCTGCATGATATAGGTAAAAACATAGTACGCATGGTGCTGGAAGGCGCTGGCTGGGAAGTTTTTGATCTCGGAGTAGATGTTACGAAAGAGAAATTTCTGGCATCATTAACTGAACATCCCCAAAGCATTATCTGCATGAGTGCCCTGCTCACGACTACCATGATGGAAATGGAGAAAACTGTGCATATCATCAAACAGGAATCTCCTCAGACTAAAATCTATGTTGGTGGTGCTCCTCTAACCAGTAATTTTGCTGATAAAATTGGTGCTGACGGTTATTTCCCGGATCCCCATTCATTGGCAAAACATCTTGCTGATGTAATATGTTAATTAGAAGCTTTCATTTCCCTGCCGAAAAATTATTGCCTGATATCCCTCTTATTCTCACAGAAATGGGATATAATCCTCCTCTGGCAGACCATTTCCTTGCTGAACTGATTGATGAAATACTTAGAGCGATCCCTAAGCATACTAATGCCAGAGCAGGATTCATTCTTATGCCTGATGATATCATTACAATCAAAAACACGATATTAATGAATAATCTTGAGCTCTTTAACCCTGGCAGAATTATCATTGATCAATTACAGAATGTAACTACTCTGGCGTTATTTATTGCCACTCTTGGAAATAAATTCGATCAATATGTCAGTTTAAATAAACAAATTGACCTCTTGAAAGCCTATATCATAGATACAATAGGCTCGCTGATGGTGGAAAAAGCAGTTGACCTGCTGGAGCAGCAAATCTCTGATCTGGCACTTACCCGAAAAGTAAAATGCTCTAACCGTTTTAGTCCTGGTTATTGTCAGTGGGACGTAGAAGAACAGC
This is a stretch of genomic DNA from Candidatus Stygibacter australis. It encodes these proteins:
- a CDS encoding uroporphyrinogen decarboxylase family protein — encoded protein: MRTNYPQLHEDVAFGRAKGKIIWQPRIGCWYDDKIFASGTLPEPYSGMDIYQVYEAIDCSARLYDYNSCFYRIEHPQTSITSRSLNETDTQWTIQTPVGKQTAIGRKSFNSPHQITAKWEIETEEDFKVARWREENCDWGWNEEQFQKLNHKIGHLGAPTMFMPRMNVQALYIEKMGVENAVYAIFEKPEIVESYFRALEENQSLLINVINSSPINIINFGENVHAGTLSPPFFEKYHLPECQRRCEKLHSAGKFVCSHWDGDTKPLLRYAHETGLDGIEAITPIPQGDVTLKEVKAALGDDMFLLDGIPAIYFDEMFPVEKLIDCVHQIIDLFAPHLILGISDEISSSGDLERVKIVRDIVDKYNSEIDSKES
- a CDS encoding vitamin B12 dependent-methionine synthase activation domain-containing protein, with product MLIRSFHFPAEKLLPDIPLILTEMGYNPPLADHFLAELIDEILRAIPKHTNARAGFILMPDDIITIKNTILMNNLELFNPGRIIIDQLQNVTTLALFIATLGNKFDQYVSLNKQIDLLKAYIIDTIGSLMVEKAVDLLEQQISDLALTRKVKCSNRFSPGYCQWDVEEQLQLFDLLPAEYNWVTLQPSCLMTPLKSVSGIIGLGKNVIKKEYQCPICQMTTCFRYKKFLKGE
- a CDS encoding cobalamin-dependent protein (Presence of a B(12) (cobalamin)-binding domain implies dependence on cobalamin itself, in one of its several forms, or in some unusual lineages, dependence on a cobalamin-like analog.), yielding MEKLLNDLSMVIERGKENQDSPYPPDLKGKPGAYEYTQQLLNKKCPPDMILKQGMMPGMDRIGKKFADGKVFIPEILISAKAMKASMTLLKPYFDNGEVLRKGKVIIGTVAGDLHDIGKNIVRMVLEGAGWEVFDLGVDVTKEKFLASLTEHPQSIICMSALLTTTMMEMEKTVHIIKQESPQTKIYVGGAPLTSNFADKIGADGYFPDPHSLAKHLADVIC